Proteins from one Helicobacter ganmani genomic window:
- a CDS encoding TerC family protein, with the protein MFEWIANPEMWIALVTLIALEIVLGIDNIIFIAILVGRLPKEQRQKARILGLSLAMITRLLLLLSLFWIMKLTAPLFSVLGQDISGRDLILILGGLFLIGKSTLEIHHDIEEADESKPQDSLQSSAKKGFINVLIQIAILDIVFSLDSVITAVGMVSNIEIMMLAVIVAVGVMMIASKGISEFVENNPTIKILALAFLILVGVTLVAEGLNFHISKAYIYFAMAFSLGVESINIYIKKKRIAQKNQH; encoded by the coding sequence ATGTTTGAATGGATTGCAAACCCTGAAATGTGGATTGCATTGGTAACCTTGATTGCCCTTGAAATCGTGCTTGGAATTGATAATATTATTTTTATCGCAATTCTTGTGGGACGATTACCCAAAGAACAGCGACAGAAAGCGCGTATTTTGGGACTATCTCTTGCAATGATTACCCGCCTCTTGCTTCTTCTTTCACTCTTTTGGATTATGAAACTCACTGCGCCCTTATTTAGTGTTTTGGGGCAAGACATTTCGGGACGCGATTTAATTTTGATTCTTGGGGGACTTTTCTTGATTGGCAAATCTACTTTAGAGATTCACCACGATATAGAGGAGGCAGACGAATCTAAACCTCAAGATTCCCTACAATCAAGTGCAAAAAAAGGCTTTATTAATGTGCTAATTCAAATTGCAATATTAGACATTGTTTTTTCATTGGATTCTGTGATTACCGCAGTGGGAATGGTTAGCAACATTGAAATTATGATGCTCGCAGTGATTGTAGCAGTAGGTGTAATGATGATTGCAAGCAAGGGAATTTCCGAATTTGTAGAAAATAATCCGACAATTAAAATTTTAGCTCTTGCATTTTTGATTTTAGTCGGCGTTACACTTGTCGCAGAAGGTTTGAATTTCCATATTTCTAAGGCTTATATTTATTTTGCAATGGCATTCTCTCTTGGTGTGGAATCTATTAATATTTATATCAAGAAAAAACGAATTGCACAAAAAAATCAACATTAA
- the polA gene encoding DNA polymerase I: MKTLTIIDTFGFLFRSYFALPPLKNHDGFPTGLLTGFAKLILQLYKDYPQDYLVFALDSKEENFRKSIDPLYKANRPEAPQDLQLQLKVAIEWVEQMGFRNISIAGYEADDVIASINKQANRLNVQVRIISHDKDLYQLINDNTFLFDPKKKKEIHIADCIDKYGVTPAQFIDFQSLVGDSSDNIPGVKGIGAKGAAGLLHNFHSLNGIYENIDKIASKRTQELLKIYKEDAYRSLELVRLREDLLEDFNLQDCQMPHQNPLLKITESLKVYEINSVLKKILSKDSAKKSLHLFENATKIRESQDFIPQTPAPTPFHFQAHLLNTDTKLQAFLPKITRDSVVSFDTETTNLDVFNAKIVGFSFSFDGTNAYYVPLAHNYLGVEEQVSQEVALEFIQALFNAKAIIGHNLKYDLEILRTNFGFSPKNPYNIKDSMLVAWLYQSDLPCNLDSLMLRYFKHEMIHYKDVVKKGENFSQISIEYACQYASEDAAACYQLYQKLTHLLPPNLLEVAESTEFPLITCLVNMELSGTKIDIEYFKELKSEMSAKLLNLSEEIFALAQKNFNLNSPQQLSIVLFEDLKLQSGKKTKSGLSTSQMVLNSLFDAHPIVPKILEYRELFKLFSTYIEPLIEHAKLNESHKIYTSFMQTGTSTGRLSSKNPNLQNIPVKTAQGRRIRQGFIAQENHLLLSLDYSQIELRLLAHFSQDKAMIEAFCHNADIHLETAKKIFGGAKAQEKRAVAKSINFGLIYGMGPKKLSETLKISYQEAKTYIQNYFESFPTVKDFLKAQEDFILENGYSLTLLGRMRKFDFRGIQEYQKAAFLREGINAIFQGSAADIIKMAMNAITQANLESKLLLQVHDELIFESPIACAESEAKKIASIMENITKLKIPLRCSISMAKHWGDLK, translated from the coding sequence ATGAAAACACTGACAATAATTGATACTTTCGGATTCCTTTTTCGCAGTTATTTTGCCCTACCCCCGCTCAAAAACCACGATGGATTCCCTACAGGATTGCTGACGGGATTTGCAAAACTTATTTTGCAACTCTACAAGGATTATCCGCAAGATTATTTAGTTTTCGCGCTAGATTCCAAAGAAGAAAATTTCCGCAAAAGCATTGACCCACTTTATAAAGCGAATCGCCCAGAAGCTCCACAAGATTTGCAGCTACAACTCAAAGTTGCGATTGAATGGGTAGAACAAATGGGATTTAGAAACATTTCTATTGCAGGTTATGAAGCAGACGATGTTATCGCTTCTATCAACAAACAAGCCAATCGCCTCAATGTCCAAGTACGCATTATCAGCCACGACAAAGACCTTTACCAACTCATTAATGACAACACCTTTCTCTTTGACCCCAAGAAAAAAAAAGAAATCCACATCGCAGATTGCATAGACAAATATGGAGTAACCCCAGCGCAATTTATAGATTTTCAGAGTCTTGTGGGGGATAGTTCGGATAATATTCCCGGTGTCAAAGGAATTGGAGCAAAAGGCGCGGCAGGATTATTGCACAATTTCCACAGCCTTAATGGAATCTACGAAAACATTGATAAAATTGCTTCTAAGCGCACACAAGAACTATTGAAAATTTACAAAGAGGACGCTTATCGCTCTTTGGAGCTTGTGCGCTTGCGTGAGGATTTGCTAGAGGATTTCAATCTCCAAGACTGCCAAATGCCACATCAAAACCCATTATTAAAAATTACAGAATCACTCAAGGTATATGAAATTAATAGTGTGTTAAAAAAGATTCTGTCCAAAGATTCTGCTAAAAAATCTTTACACCTATTTGAAAACGCAACAAAAATCAGAGAATCGCAAGATTTTATCCCACAAACCCCCGCTCCAACACCTTTTCACTTTCAAGCGCATTTGTTAAACACGGATACAAAATTGCAAGCATTTCTCCCAAAAATCACACGCGATTCCGTTGTGTCTTTTGATACAGAAACAACAAATTTAGATGTTTTTAATGCTAAAATCGTAGGGTTTTCTTTCAGTTTTGATGGCACAAATGCCTATTATGTGCCTTTAGCGCACAATTATCTAGGCGTAGAGGAACAGGTAAGTCAAGAGGTTGCGCTAGAATTTATCCAAGCACTTTTTAATGCCAAAGCCATTATCGGACATAATCTCAAATACGACTTAGAGATTCTACGCACAAACTTCGGCTTCTCTCCCAAAAATCCTTATAATATCAAGGATAGTATGCTTGTCGCGTGGCTTTACCAAAGTGATTTGCCTTGCAATTTGGATTCTTTAATGTTGCGGTATTTTAAGCACGAGATGATTCATTATAAAGATGTAGTAAAAAAGGGAGAAAACTTTTCGCAAATCTCCATAGAATACGCTTGCCAGTATGCTAGCGAGGACGCGGCGGCTTGTTATCAACTCTACCAAAAACTTACACACTTGCTCCCACCTAATCTACTTGAAGTCGCAGAATCTACGGAATTTCCGCTGATTACTTGCCTTGTCAATATGGAGTTAAGCGGGACTAAAATTGACATTGAATATTTTAAAGAGTTAAAATCCGAAATGTCCGCCAAACTTTTGAATCTATCAGAGGAAATCTTCGCACTTGCACAAAAAAACTTTAATCTAAATTCACCGCAGCAACTTTCTATTGTCTTGTTTGAGGATTTGAAACTCCAAAGTGGCAAAAAAACAAAATCCGGCTTAAGCACTTCCCAAATGGTATTAAATTCCCTTTTTGACGCGCACCCTATCGTGCCAAAGATTTTAGAATATCGTGAGCTTTTCAAGCTTTTTAGCACCTATATAGAGCCTCTAATAGAACACGCTAAACTCAACGAATCGCATAAAATCTACACTTCTTTTATGCAAACAGGCACAAGCACTGGACGCTTAAGCTCCAAAAATCCGAATCTCCAAAATATTCCCGTCAAAACCGCACAAGGCAGACGCATACGACAAGGCTTCATCGCACAAGAAAACCACTTGCTCCTAAGCCTTGATTATTCACAAATTGAATTGCGCCTTCTAGCGCATTTTTCGCAGGATAAGGCGATGATTGAAGCATTTTGCCACAATGCAGACATTCATCTTGAAACTGCCAAAAAAATTTTTGGTGGCGCAAAAGCGCAAGAAAAACGCGCCGTGGCAAAAAGTATTAACTTCGGACTTATCTATGGTATGGGACCCAAAAAACTCTCCGAAACATTAAAAATCAGTTATCAAGAGGCAAAAACCTACATTCAAAACTATTTTGAATCTTTTCCCACCGTGAAAGATTTTTTGAAAGCTCAAGAGGATTTTATCCTAGAAAATGGTTATTCGCTTACGCTTCTAGGACGTATGCGCAAGTTTGACTTTCGCGGAATCCAAGAATACCAAAAGGCAGCATTTTTGCGTGAGGGTATCAATGCAATCTTTCAAGGAAGTGCCGCAGACATTATTAAAATGGCAATGAACGCTATCACGCAGGCAAACTTAGAATCCAAACTACTTTTGCAAGTGCATGATGAATTAATCTTTGAATCCCCGATAGCTTGTGCGGAATCCGAAGCAAAAAAAATCGCTTCCATTATGGAAAACATTACAAAGCTTAAGATTCCTCTTAGATGCTCTATTAGTATGGCAAAACATTGGGGCGACTTAAAATAA
- a CDS encoding TRAP transporter small permease subunit, with protein MQKILKIARVLNSLSLIASCISGVALWVLCLLTFGLALALNFSYVNSKLDDFSLYCFALMVLLAFSWTLQKDKHVRIDLLYAHYSDKTKVIGFLLVNLFFILPFCLVMIKYGLDFTIQSYKMGESSQNGKIPYYFVFKSFVVLGFVLLSLQSVSEILKSFVKIKQRNYTQSADFVTEETQILKESLKEQKLKQEH; from the coding sequence ATGCAGAAAATCTTAAAAATTGCACGCGTTTTAAATAGCTTGAGTTTGATTGCCTCTTGTATTTCTGGCGTTGCATTATGGGTCTTATGTTTGCTTACTTTCGGGCTTGCACTTGCGCTCAATTTTTCTTATGTGAATAGCAAATTAGACGATTTTAGTCTTTATTGTTTTGCTTTAATGGTTCTTTTGGCATTTTCTTGGACATTACAAAAAGACAAACATGTACGCATTGATTTGCTTTATGCGCATTATAGCGACAAAACAAAAGTTATTGGTTTTCTTTTGGTGAATCTATTTTTTATTTTGCCCTTTTGTTTGGTGATGATAAAGTATGGTTTGGATTTTACGATTCAATCTTATAAAATGGGTGAATCCTCGCAAAATGGAAAGATTCCTTATTATTTTGTTTTTAAATCTTTCGTGGTGCTTGGATTTGTGCTTTTGAGTCTGCAAAGTGTTAGCGAAATTTTAAAATCTTTTGTCAAGATAAAACAACGAAATTACACGCAGAGTGCGGATTTTGTTACAGAAGAAACACAAATTTTGAAAGAAAGCTTAAAAGAGCAAAAATTAAAGCAGGAACATTAA
- a CDS encoding tautomerase family protein — MPYVNIKITRENGTPTKEQKQRIIQGITEILSEVLGRDSASLVVVIDEIDCDNYGIGGTTITQKRKQQSLNPPNKVKTK; from the coding sequence ATGCCTTATGTGAATATCAAAATCACACGAGAAAATGGCACACCCACAAAGGAGCAAAAACAACGCATTATACAAGGCATTACAGAGATTCTAAGTGAGGTTTTGGGTAGAGATTCCGCTTCGCTTGTCGTTGTCATTGATGAGATTGACTGCGATAACTATGGAATCGGGGGCACTACAATTACCCAAAAACGCAAACAACAAAGCTTAAACCCACCAAACAAGGTAAAAACCAAATGA
- a CDS encoding N-6 DNA methylase — protein sequence MKELLQIFQYIQKYHEDNFDVLCLTLEFLLVGQDKTLSAELLISKTKEIPQSFYCYLQKHNLTHKIAINSDLNYKKIIKLAQNLKVNAQELEDFIQTIALQKTILKLYDYATPAEINMLVCKLLHLQKNESIYNPCCGVGSWLLSLSAHHNECQFFGVDIHPKLIEIAKALALLLKFKDCHLEVADIFKDFLNVQNNQKERSNTKFDKVFCHPPLLSHLNLKAPKTSPLAPYTKTSPEIPFLDFALSKFNKKAIFIIRSVLLNKSIGERLRHHLVQSKILEVIIELPTNIFPHQMGEFCLLVLSPKNQRMFFINAQDFHLKEGKYNKLINLEEITDLCAFKRNTKISCLLDYQNINLENLKPSYYMQQEMQSPQIKVVLGDFLEKCYRGTRVEMKQDKEMIGCYDLGVKDFEAYGVSNSFNDYALKPNLERLYELRVQPYDVLLSMRGVTPKVAIIGKSAAQKIVLPNAGILVLRVKNSVVAKALYFYFLTSAGCLALSKIYQDNNERIGEKEIKEMLLPSGFLDSQVLEDYNECFYELIARGEQIKAQKQGIAKLLGYE from the coding sequence ATGAAAGAATTATTGCAGATTTTTCAATACATTCAAAAATACCACGAGGATAATTTTGATGTATTGTGCTTGACATTGGAGTTTTTGTTGGTAGGACAAGACAAGACTTTGAGTGCAGAATTGTTAATCTCTAAAACAAAAGAGATTCCACAGAGTTTTTATTGTTATCTACAAAAACACAATTTAACGCATAAAATAGCAATTAATTCGGATTTGAATTATAAAAAAATTATAAAACTTGCGCAGAATCTCAAAGTCAATGCGCAAGAATTAGAGGATTTTATTCAGACTATTGCGCTGCAAAAAACAATTTTAAAACTCTATGATTATGCAACACCAGCAGAGATAAATATGCTTGTGTGTAAGTTATTGCATTTACAAAAAAATGAAAGCATTTATAATCCTTGTTGCGGGGTTGGTTCTTGGCTTTTGAGTTTAAGCGCACATCACAACGAATGTCAATTTTTTGGTGTGGATATTCATCCTAAGCTTATTGAAATCGCCAAAGCACTTGCATTGCTTTTGAAATTTAAAGATTGTCATTTAGAGGTTGCAGATATTTTCAAAGATTTTTTAAATGTGCAAAATAATCAAAAGGAGAGGAGTAATACAAAATTTGATAAAGTCTTTTGCCATCCCCCTTTGCTTTCTCATCTTAATCTTAAAGCCCCGAAAACTTCGCCTCTTGCACCTTATACAAAAACCTCTCCAGAGATTCCGTTTTTGGACTTTGCGCTTTCAAAATTCAACAAAAAAGCTATTTTTATCATTCGTTCTGTATTATTAAACAAGTCCATAGGGGAACGATTGCGTCATCATCTCGTGCAATCTAAGATTTTAGAAGTAATTATTGAACTACCGACGAATATTTTTCCACATCAAATGGGGGAATTTTGCTTGCTTGTGCTTTCTCCTAAAAATCAACGAATGTTTTTTATCAATGCGCAAGATTTTCACTTAAAAGAGGGAAAATACAATAAACTCATTAATTTAGAAGAGATAACAGATTTGTGTGCTTTCAAAAGAAATACTAAGATTTCGTGTCTTTTGGATTATCAAAACATAAATTTGGAAAATCTTAAACCCTCTTATTATATGCAACAAGAAATGCAATCTCCGCAAATCAAAGTAGTTTTGGGGGATTTTTTGGAAAAATGTTATCGTGGAACTCGTGTAGAAATGAAACAAGACAAAGAGATGATTGGTTGTTATGATTTAGGGGTTAAGGATTTTGAAGCTTATGGTGTGAGCAATTCTTTTAATGATTATGCGCTAAAGCCGAATCTTGAGCGTCTGTATGAACTTAGAGTGCAACCTTATGATGTTTTGCTCTCTATGCGTGGAGTTACCCCAAAAGTTGCGATTATAGGCAAGAGTGCAGCGCAAAAGATTGTCTTGCCAAATGCTGGAATCTTGGTGCTTAGAGTGAAAAATTCTGTTGTAGCAAAAGCATTATATTTTTATTTTTTAACTTCCGCGGGTTGTTTGGCGTTGAGTAAAATTTATCAAGATAATAATGAGCGAATTGGTGAAAAAGAAATTAAAGAAATGCTTTTGCCAAGTGGGTTTTTGGATTCGCAAGTTTTGGAGGATTACAATGAATGCTTTTATGAACTGATTGCGCGAGGAGAGCAGATTAAAGCGCAAAAACAAGGAATTGCAAAATTATTGGGCTATGAATAG
- a CDS encoding autotransporter family protein: MTKLSLAASRTLVGFGVVALTSTGSFAAQKNIDNTPTGTNASFTQSGNSYTWNGKDSTGAAVTQGTDDVTLTLSAPTTATIGTPPKEVSSFNTNANSSVKINLQQNSNTALVAGDKLTIKGDNATDSRTLYNFDLNAGVIDIGDGTALLNLEANSGESKLGTIVGQATTFKDKSTLTLKNNGSVSATQDLTFENGSTLDLQGSGSLKVGGSLNMTGAAGTPNILYTNPKNVGAISVGGNATFTNSEIALQSKDFNQLSFDTPKVLLKGGKDSTTLAGVTLTKDAKGNFNTAATAVADTSLKVGRVTLQRTAGDWLGRSISTELQKDINMSLGGTDSVIGGNAGNSFTQNFGQNAANTTTNGFVDYTSANKVIYGQNANGELTKSNIANTDKTAALVNNGIYVQGNEVLLSSYLIKNVVNGKWVANINNMSSIIDNAATNLYTYRNTLTGGSTNANTILDANGKVLDTEFQKKVNGGTLKGIYDIRDAQVTAAGGTASTDANESKRNAADRKVITDDISAKQTAYNNAQAAYNALSDADKKNPANQVVTAYNTATTDLETAKDRLTTFDKQISLINEGKSLWIQAEKSAATYTKLTTEIYNANNNGGNALLNGQKLYFKQVAVKDAQGKITGYKDTEKLNRAGINLIASTTDVGSHTGLAVGIFDSLQESGLSELARGDIMTDAVWNGGQRWKGLTNDTHNNARSVTNFTNSVSTAINVSNDMALGDRIARVHNPYGEKLAAAGGSDAYNDFYRRTNGSVWANAFGGANIVDGESGGVYGISLGADKQVGDSALIGVYFTYADADLKDKSAKQKSDNFRLGIYSNIKLSPSWELNLHGFGQLAQTDQYTSKLGEGYSSDFDKKFFGLSGSVGKIIDFENSLYLKPFVGLNYYYSNNPSYTEKGGSLPVNVNKMQNNSISVDVGLEARKYFNETSYLFATPKIEQYLLNDGDNYTASFVGSPLNFSVSASDKLKTYGQIVVGGSFGITDALNIELGLGAKQILANKVDDKNETYLSGNLGLKYKF, from the coding sequence ATGACAAAACTTTCATTGGCAGCAAGCAGAACGCTTGTAGGTTTCGGTGTGGTAGCATTGACTAGCACAGGTAGTTTTGCTGCACAGAAGAATATTGACAACACCCCCACAGGGACAAACGCATCTTTCACACAAAGTGGCAATAGCTATACTTGGAATGGCAAGGATAGCACAGGTGCAGCGGTAACTCAAGGCACAGACGATGTAACTCTTACTTTAAGCGCGCCAACCACCGCTACCATAGGCACTCCACCCAAAGAAGTAAGTTCGTTTAACACAAACGCAAACAGCAGTGTAAAAATCAATCTTCAACAAAATTCCAACACTGCTTTGGTTGCAGGAGACAAACTCACAATCAAAGGCGATAATGCAACAGATTCTCGCACACTTTATAACTTTGATTTAAACGCAGGTGTGATTGACATAGGAGACGGGACAGCTCTCCTAAATCTTGAAGCAAATAGCGGAGAATCCAAGCTTGGCACGATTGTAGGACAAGCAACAACTTTCAAAGACAAATCCACGCTCACGCTTAAAAACAATGGTTCAGTCAGTGCGACACAAGACTTGACTTTTGAGAATGGTTCTACGCTTGACTTACAAGGAAGTGGTTCGCTAAAAGTAGGTGGAAGTCTTAATATGACAGGCGCAGCAGGGACACCAAACATTCTCTACACAAACCCCAAAAATGTAGGCGCAATCAGTGTCGGAGGGAATGCTACTTTCACAAATTCAGAGATTGCTTTACAATCTAAAGATTTCAATCAACTAAGCTTTGATACACCCAAAGTGTTACTAAAAGGCGGTAAAGATTCCACAACCCTAGCAGGAGTTACTCTCACAAAAGATGCAAAGGGCAACTTCAACACAGCTGCCACAGCGGTAGCTGATACAAGCCTAAAAGTTGGAAGAGTAACCCTACAAAGAACAGCGGGAGATTGGCTAGGAAGAAGTATTAGCACAGAGTTGCAAAAAGATATTAATATGAGTTTAGGTGGCACAGATTCTGTTATAGGTGGTAATGCAGGCAATAGCTTCACTCAAAACTTTGGTCAAAATGCAGCAAACACCACAACAAACGGCTTTGTGGATTACACAAGTGCGAACAAGGTGATTTATGGACAAAATGCAAATGGAGAATTAACAAAAAGCAATATAGCAAATACAGATAAAACTGCTGCACTTGTCAATAATGGAATCTATGTGCAAGGTAATGAAGTGTTACTAAGCAGTTATCTCATTAAAAATGTCGTCAATGGTAAATGGGTAGCAAATATCAACAATATGAGTAGCATTATTGATAATGCAGCAACAAACTTATACACTTACAGAAATACTCTTACAGGCGGTTCCACTAATGCTAATACAATCTTAGATGCTAATGGAAAAGTCTTAGACACTGAATTCCAAAAAAAAGTTAATGGCGGAACATTAAAAGGAATCTACGACATAAGAGATGCACAAGTAACCGCTGCGGGTGGCACAGCTTCTACTGACGCAAACGAAAGCAAGAGGAATGCGGCAGATAGAAAGGTTATCACAGACGATATATCTGCAAAACAAACTGCTTACAACAATGCACAAGCAGCTTACAATGCACTCTCTGATGCAGACAAGAAAAATCCTGCTAATCAAGTAGTAACAGCTTACAACACTGCAACTACGGATTTAGAGACAGCCAAAGATAGATTAACAACATTTGATAAACAAATCTCTTTAATCAATGAGGGCAAATCTCTATGGATTCAAGCAGAGAAATCTGCAGCCACTTACACAAAGCTTACCACAGAAATATATAACGCTAATAACAATGGCGGAAATGCTCTGCTTAATGGACAAAAACTATACTTCAAGCAAGTAGCAGTCAAAGACGCACAAGGCAAAATCACAGGTTATAAAGATACAGAGAAACTTAACCGCGCAGGGATTAACCTCATCGCAAGCACGACCGATGTAGGCTCTCACACAGGATTAGCAGTAGGAATCTTTGATTCTTTACAAGAATCTGGGCTAAGCGAACTTGCAAGAGGCGATATTATGACAGACGCAGTGTGGAATGGTGGTCAAAGATGGAAAGGCTTAACCAACGATACCCATAACAATGCCCGCTCTGTAACCAACTTCACAAACTCTGTAAGCACTGCAATCAATGTTTCTAATGATATGGCATTAGGAGATAGAATCGCAAGAGTACACAACCCTTATGGTGAGAAACTCGCAGCTGCAGGGGGAAGCGATGCGTATAATGACTTCTACCGCAGAACAAATGGAAGCGTTTGGGCAAATGCGTTTGGTGGAGCAAATATCGTAGATGGCGAAAGTGGTGGCGTCTATGGAATCTCACTAGGTGCGGATAAACAAGTAGGCGATTCTGCGCTAATAGGTGTATATTTCACTTATGCAGACGCGGACTTGAAAGACAAGAGTGCAAAACAAAAATCCGATAACTTCAGACTAGGGATTTACTCCAATATTAAACTCTCCCCAAGCTGGGAATTGAATCTTCACGGATTTGGACAACTTGCACAAACTGACCAATACACTTCTAAACTAGGAGAAGGATACTCAAGTGATTTTGATAAAAAATTCTTTGGTTTAAGTGGAAGTGTGGGTAAAATCATTGATTTTGAAAACAGCTTATATTTAAAACCTTTTGTAGGTTTGAATTACTACTATTCAAACAATCCTAGCTATACAGAAAAAGGTGGAAGCTTGCCTGTGAATGTCAATAAAATGCAAAACAATTCTATTAGTGTAGATGTGGGCTTAGAAGCTAGAAAATATTTCAACGAAACTTCTTATCTCTTTGCTACTCCAAAAATTGAGCAATACTTGCTAAATGACGGAGACAATTATACTGCTTCCTTTGTGGGTTCTCCTCTCAATTTCAGTGTAAGTGCAAGTGATAAGCTTAAAACTTATGGACAAATTGTCGTAGGCGGAAGCTTCGGAATCACTGATGCTTTGAACATTGAGCTAGGACTTGGTGCAAAACAAATCCTTGCAAACAAAGTAGATGACAAAAACGAAACTTACCTAAGCGGAAATCTAGGATTAAAATATAAATTCTAA